A part of Primulina eburnea isolate SZY01 chromosome 10, ASM2296580v1, whole genome shotgun sequence genomic DNA contains:
- the LOC140803861 gene encoding uncharacterized protein, whose amino-acid sequence MIVCENPTIPVEKIKRLIRRKCNVDVSKYKAYRPKKAALEKIKGKYEDQYLKLWDYCETVRKYNPGSKILVKRDHSYFVPTFQRMYFSLQALKCGFLAGCRPVIGLDGCFLKTNYGGQLLVAIGRDGNENVFPIAMAVVQVENFDNWRWFISELLEDIGFERWTFIGDRQKGLLETLNELAPECEHRFCVPHLYQNFARKHPGLELKGMLWAAASTTNKNEFAMWMKRIEAADRKTSPNYETAAEWLNKIPPAHWARSHFLFSSFSVLLLIT is encoded by the coding sequence ATGATTGTGTGCGAGAATCCTACAATTCCAGTGGAGAAGATTAAAAGACTTATCAGAAGAAAATGTAATGTAGATGTGAGCAAATATAAAGCATACAGGCCCAAGAAAGCTGCTCTAGAAAAAATTAAAGGAAAGTATGAAGATCAATATCTTAAACTTTGGGATTACTGTGAGACTGTTAGGAAATATAACCCAGGTAGCAAGATTTTGGTGAAAAGGGATCACTCATATTTTGTGCCTACATTTCAAAGAATGTATTTTAGTCTTCAAGCATTGAAGTGTGGGTTTTTAGCTGGTTGTCGACCTGTTATAGGTCTTGATGGATGTTTCTTGAAAACAAATTACGGTGGACAACTTCTAGTAGCTATTGGCAGAGATGGAAATGAAAATGTTTTCCCAATAGCAATGGCAGTGGTGCAAGTGGAGAATTTTGATAATTGGAGATGGTTCATTAGTGAGTTGTTGGAAGACATCGGATTCGAGAGATGGACATTCATCGGTGACAGACAAAAGGGGCTGTTAGAGACGCTTAATGAGCTTGCACCAGAGTGTGAACATAGATTTTGTGTACCTCATTTGTACCAAAATTTTGCAAGAAAGCATCCTGGTTTAGAATTGAAAGGAATGTTGTGGGCAGCCGCAAGTACAACAAACAAGAATGAGTTTGCTATGTGGATGAAAAGAATAGAAGCAGCTGATAGAAAGACTTCTCCAAATTATGAGACTGCAGCTGAATGGTTGAACAAAATCCCACCTGCTCATTGGGCCAGGTCTCATTTccttttttcttcattttccgTGTTATTGTTAATAACATGA